Within the Thermosynechococcaceae cyanobacterium Okahandja genome, the region TAATGGTGTCGATGACGCTGGGCGCATTACTGGCGTTGTCTCTGTACTTGCCCTTAATGAGTGGTCAACTGTCGCTGGCGAGTCCCGGCTTCTATGCCATCGGGGGCTATATTGGGGCAATTCTTTCGACTCAGGTGTTTCCTGCTTCGACCCCTTATCCCCTCTGGTGCCTTGTGGTGGAGATGGTTCTAGCAGCAGTGGTTTGTGGGCTGCTGGGCTGGGGGTTAGGATGGCCGGTGTTGCGCCTACGGGGAATTTATTTTGCCATTGCAACCATTGCCTTGGTGGAGGTATTGCGGGTGCTGGCGTTGAACCTAGAGATAACCGGCGGGGCCATTGGCATTTTTGGTGTGCCGCAGCCGTTTCGGGAACCTTTGGGCTACCTGTGGTTGACGTTGCCCCTGTTACTGCTGGTGGCGATCGCCATTGGCCGTCTTGAACATACCCGAGCCGGTCGCGCCATGCAGGCCATTCGCGCCGATGAGTTAGTGGCTACAACCTTGGGTATTGATGCCACGCGCTACAAAGTGTTGGGGTTTACCCTAGGGGCGGTACTGGCTGGGGTGACGGGAGTGTTAGCGGCTCATTTGTTGAATACGTGGAATCCTCGCCAAGGCACCTTCGACACAGGTATTATTGCTCTGACGGCGGTACTCATTGGTGGCAATCGCACCTTTGTCGGGGCGGTGGTGGGTGGCTTGATCTTTACGGCCTTACCGGAACTGCTGCGCGGCTTAGCGGATCAGCCCCAACTGCCGATGGTCGTTACTGCCTTTTTGCGGGATGGGCGAATGATCCTCTACGGTCTGCTAATTGTGCTGGGCACGCGCTTCTTTCCTACGGGCGTGTGTCAACCGCCACGCTGGCGATGGCTTAAGGGGTGGCGGCAGCCCCGCAAGGATTCGCTACACTGATCCCTATGGCAACTTCTACCCATGTTTCCCTGACCCTCGGGAGCGACTTGAACCAACTTGAGGTGCTCCTAGAGTGGTTCAACCGCTATCGACCGCCGCTGCTGCCCCTCGAGGAATGGCTAAAACTGGAACTGGCGTTGGCGGAAGGGTTTACCAATGCCGTGCGCCATGCCCATCGCGATCGCCCCAAGGAGACCCCGATTCGGGTAGAGCTATCCCTAGCGGAGACAATGATTGAGTTGAAGATATGGGACCAGGGGCCAGGCTTTGACCTGCTGAGTCACTTGCGTCGCTTACCGGCTCAAATTGCAGTTGACGCGGAAGGGGGGCGGGGGCTGCGGCTGCTGGCAACCATTGTTGATGAGTTGAGCTATACCCCAGTGGATGCGGGGGGGAATTGCTTAGTGCTGCGTAAGAGCGTTCCCCCGCCTATCCCCTAGGCCAGATTTGCCTGAGATTGCGCGGTGGTTGGGGGCAACGGGCTACGATAGACCATATAGATTCTAGAGACTCCAGCGGTGGTCCTGATCTCATTCGCTATTTTGAGGCCACAAATTTCCATGAATCAGCCCCTAGTGACCCTCACCTGTCCCGAGTGTGGCACGGCTAACCCCCTCACCCATGAAGCCTGTAGCCATTGCCATGCGCCGCTGCTAAAGCGTTATCTGTGGGCTATTGGCTCGAGTTTAGATGGTTACGCGGTTGGCTCAATCCTGAGCGATCGCTACCTTGTGCAGGGCAAACACCTATTACTCGACCTGTTCCCGAATGAGCCTGCCCCCGGCATCGATAACGCCGCCCAACTGTACCGCCCCTACCTGAAACTCTTTCCTAAGCGACCCCACGTTCCCGAACTTTTTGGGGCACTGGCCTTGCCAGAGGGAGAACTCCTGCTCCTGGAGCACGCCCCCGTTAGTTGCATTGATATTGAGGGTGCCCAAGGAACGGCTGGCTTGACTCATGCCGCGCCCCTCACCAGTATTTGGCATAAAGCAGGGCTAGTGCGGCGCTTTAGCTGGCTATGGCAAATCATCTCCCTGTGGCCAGCCTTGTTGGAAGAGAATGTGGCTGCTACCCTCCTGAACCCGCAACTACTACGGGCAGAAGGCTCCCTCGTGCGCCTGCTGCAACTTCAGGTGGGAGCCGACCCCACCCTTGCCATGCTCGGTGAGTTTTGGCAGAACCACTTTAGCTTTGCCGATCAGGACGACCGTTTTGACCATGCCTTTCGGATGCTGTGCGAGCAAATGCAGCAGAGTCAGGCGATTACCGCTGAATCGGTGCAGTTCACCCTTGAAACCCTATTCCAGCAGGCCCTGAGTGACCTAGAGTACGACTACCACTACGATATTGTGACCCGTTCAGATCAAGGGCCGAGCCGCAGTCGCAATGAGGATAGCTGCTATCCTGTGGATGGCACCGCCCGCAAGCAGGAGTCTCGCATTCTTGCTTTGGTTTGTGATGGCGTTGGGGGGCACGAAGGGGGAGATGTGGCCTCTGGCTTGGCCGTCTCAATTTTGGTGGAGGCGCTCGATCCCCTGAATCTGGTGGACACCGATCCGGCAGACGTGCAGCAGGCCATTCAAAAGGCTATCCAGCGCACCAACGATGCCATCAGCGCCCGCAATGATTCCGAGCAGCGCCACGAGCGACAACGGATGGGAACAACCCTTGTGGGTGCCCTAATTGAGCAGGCTAATTTATACCTTGCCCACATCGGCGATAGTCGCGCCTACTGGATTAACCGCTGGGGTTGTTATCAGTTAACCCTCGATGATGATGTGGCCAGTCGGGATGTTCGCTTGGGCATGAGTACGTACCACCAAGCCCTCGAGCATCCCTACGGCGGTTCCCTTGTGCAAGCCCTTGGTATGGCACCCTCCCATCACCTTTACCCGACGGTGGAGCGCTTTTTACTGGACGAAGAAGGCATCCTGTTGCTGTGCTCCGATGGCCTGAGCGATTTTAATCGGGTGGAAACCTACTGGAACCGCTATCTACTGCCGGTGCTGCAAGGAGACATGTCACTGGAGGAGGCGGGCGATCGCCTGATTGAGCTAGCCAATACCGCCAATGGCCACGACAATGTCACCGTTGCCCTGATTCACTGCCACATTCGAGGTGCCAATGGCGACCTAGAACCTGACTATAGCGGCATCGTCTGTAGCGGCGAACTGCCAGAGGTTACCGACATTACCATGACCTATACTGACCCCCCCAGTGATGATCTGGAGGTTACCGTCTCTTCGGTGGCGGAGACGGTTCTGCCGCCTCCTAGGCCTCACCAACCTGTCCGCCGACCTACGGCAACGCGGCAACAGTGGCAGTTGCTGTTACTGCTGGTGGCCTTCATTGCAGCGGGGTTGTCTCTGCTGGCGGTCTTGAGTCTTAAACGCCCCCAGATGCTAGAGGTTGAACCCTCCCCCACGCCACTGCTAACGGACTAGCTGCTCCTTGGCGTAGAGATGCCGATGAATGACTTTTCCCTAGAGGCCTACGATTACCATTTGCCACCAGAGCGCATTGCCCAGCAGCCTGTTAATCCTCGCGATCGCGCCCGTCTGCTGGTGGTAGAGCGTGAAACCGCCAGCGATCGCCACTTTTATGAGCTACCACAGCTATTGCAGCCACAGGATTTACTGGTACTCAATGACACCCGGGTGATTCCGGCTCGCCTCATGGGGCAGAAGGTGGGGGAGTCAAGCCGCAGCGTCGAAGTCTTTTTGCTCGAAGAACTCAGCGATCGCCAGTGGTTGGCCTTAGTCAAACCCGGTCGCAAACTCCGCCCAGGAGCCGTCATTCAGTTTGGTTCCCTACAGGCCACCGTCCAGGCCATTGATCCGGCCACCCGCGGACGGGTGATTGAATTTGACTTACCGCCGGGCGATCGCCTGTGGCCTTAC harbors:
- a CDS encoding branched-chain amino acid ABC transporter permease, whose translation is MMNWLSTYGFLMVSMTLGALLALSLYLPLMSGQLSLASPGFYAIGGYIGAILSTQVFPASTPYPLWCLVVEMVLAAVVCGLLGWGLGWPVLRLRGIYFAIATIALVEVLRVLALNLEITGGAIGIFGVPQPFREPLGYLWLTLPLLLLVAIAIGRLEHTRAGRAMQAIRADELVATTLGIDATRYKVLGFTLGAVLAGVTGVLAAHLLNTWNPRQGTFDTGIIALTAVLIGGNRTFVGAVVGGLIFTALPELLRGLADQPQLPMVVTAFLRDGRMILYGLLIVLGTRFFPTGVCQPPRWRWLKGWRQPRKDSLH
- a CDS encoding ATP-binding protein, producing the protein MATSTHVSLTLGSDLNQLEVLLEWFNRYRPPLLPLEEWLKLELALAEGFTNAVRHAHRDRPKETPIRVELSLAETMIELKIWDQGPGFDLLSHLRRLPAQIAVDAEGGRGLRLLATIVDELSYTPVDAGGNCLVLRKSVPPPIP
- a CDS encoding protein phosphatase 2C domain-containing protein — encoded protein: MNQPLVTLTCPECGTANPLTHEACSHCHAPLLKRYLWAIGSSLDGYAVGSILSDRYLVQGKHLLLDLFPNEPAPGIDNAAQLYRPYLKLFPKRPHVPELFGALALPEGELLLLEHAPVSCIDIEGAQGTAGLTHAAPLTSIWHKAGLVRRFSWLWQIISLWPALLEENVAATLLNPQLLRAEGSLVRLLQLQVGADPTLAMLGEFWQNHFSFADQDDRFDHAFRMLCEQMQQSQAITAESVQFTLETLFQQALSDLEYDYHYDIVTRSDQGPSRSRNEDSCYPVDGTARKQESRILALVCDGVGGHEGGDVASGLAVSILVEALDPLNLVDTDPADVQQAIQKAIQRTNDAISARNDSEQRHERQRMGTTLVGALIEQANLYLAHIGDSRAYWINRWGCYQLTLDDDVASRDVRLGMSTYHQALEHPYGGSLVQALGMAPSHHLYPTVERFLLDEEGILLLCSDGLSDFNRVETYWNRYLLPVLQGDMSLEEAGDRLIELANTANGHDNVTVALIHCHIRGANGDLEPDYSGIVCSGELPEVTDITMTYTDPPSDDLEVTVSSVAETVLPPPRPHQPVRRPTATRQQWQLLLLLVAFIAAGLSLLAVLSLKRPQMLEVEPSPTPLLTD